In Gambusia affinis linkage group LG20, SWU_Gaff_1.0, whole genome shotgun sequence, the genomic window ATgacttaaaaagtaaataacttaatttaaaatgccTGCACTCTAATTTATATTGAACATACCATCCTTATGGTAAAACAAGGTGGTGGCAGAGTCATGCTGCCACCATTCGACAATTCAACATAGCATAGTTTCAATACTGAttaaaagtttcacttttagtcatgttgcttttctatttattgtGCGTCTATGTCAAGTTTCCTGTTTGGTAAGGAAGCTGACACACTTCGCTGTAACCAAATCTACTGAGTGGTATAAACAAAGTTCCCTGACTGGCTGCTGTGAAATCAGTGAGTGGCAGCATCGTGCCTTGGGATGCTTGGggaaacagttttatttgtgtgaaacaCTTTTACCTGGAGCAGCTGAACGCGCGGTGGGAAGGAGTTGTCGGGCAGAAATGAGACGTCTCCGTCCAGGAAGAGAGACGAGGCCCTGGAGGCCGTCTGTTCAGCAAACCTGGCGACAAGGAAACACCCCGACAGGAAACCACATGAAAACCCACCGACATCAGAACAGAGATCTCAAACTGATGAGGGAAATCAACAATCAGCagtaaaagaaatttaaaggggcggcattatgtattttctaggcacatagtggcattttataACACTATCAAGCAACTGTGTtgacttcagttgttatgaaaatacagtatataaatatcacttaaaagaaatttgaatttgaaatttaaTGCCATAAATTGGGCCAtggtctctttaagaagctcctgctctttctgaaactctgccctcaggaagtcatcacaacatggatCCTCTACTGACCCTTTAACCATGTTTTtaccaccagctgtttgctaattgctgctagctagtctgaaggaactgaatGGCTCAGAAGCTCAGTAACTGCAGGAGCTTCGTCCTCCAAGGCGGGGCTATGTCCACCCTGGCAtcttgcacagctgaatggttgccatggagatgaaagaaTTTCTCACAGATTcctgaaagaatcaaagcaaaactacATCTATGTTTTTGCTGAGGGAGTAACATTATAAGATgaagtaaagctcaaaaaagtgaGCTTGACATAACACCGCCCCTTTAAGTCTCaggtttcatatttttcaaaatgatttttttttttgacaacttaTTGTATTTGTGCTAACATTTGCAGGCGGGAGCAGGCGGTGCTGATAACAGGAACCATGGCAGACAGGACCTCCTCCTCTACCAGCGGACTACGACGACCCGATGACCCGTCGCCTGTCAAACACAGTAATTATTTGAGTTTCATCACAACGCCTCCGAGGTTTCAGAGCGTCGATGAAACTCCGGCCCTCACTTTGCAGCGCAGCTTGGAGCGCCAGAGACAGCAGGCGCAGGACGATGACATCATGAAAGCATCGGCTCGTGTCCTCGCCGTCCTGAACCCGCTCCGCTATCCTCTGCAGGCTCAGGCAGGCGCGCACCACCTCGTCCACGGAGAAACGATCAGGATctggataaaacaaacaaacaaaaaaaaaacgatgtCGTCACCGAGTTCCATTCGCTTCCCAACTCCAGAAAAGAGTTGGTGGAAGGAGGATCACCTGCGTGTGCCGAGCTGAGAATGTCCAGGAGGACGGGCGCGCTCTCCATGACGACGCTGGCCCGGACGGACACCGCAGCCAGCGCGGACAGGCAGCGCTGACGCACTGCATGATGGGAACGCAGCTCAGACGACTCAATTTGGTCTAAatttaagaggaaaaagaaatttgttATAAGCGCAAAACTACCAGAATTCAAGCTGAATATTTCCATCTGGGgctgcaaataattattttagtaaattgattattttccctctgggattaataaagaaTAGTCATTAAATTGacaatggaataaaaaataaaaatctgaacattctGTAGATTTGTTATTTATGTACTAGAGGCTTTTTAAATGCGGTCTTAAAtactaataaaacaatttaattcctttcttaataagaaaataaacgtTCTATTGCCTAAAATTTAACAATGTAGAATTATGTTAGTGAACgattgatcatttgtagcaatgGACGCACAGctaaacaaatgtgaaatatgaaaacaatacCATGTAGAGCTGATCTGTTGACTATTATTTGAATTAagtgattaataattggataacAAAAGGTGCTTAACaggagattttatgtgaaatgtaTACAATTGTATAGTGTTTTAGCTTAATTACAGCCCTAAGTGTGTTGCTCTTTTaccaaatgcatttttttcagtctttgtaCTCcagttaatttataaattagttgacaattatttcagtaatcgattaatccgATGAATCGTTTCAGCCTGCCTTCCATCTGCTCACCAGAAAACATCTCCTCCTTCACCGTTGGGATCAGTTTGGTGACGAAGGCAGCAGGGTGCCGCTCGGCCAAGGCTCCGGCGCACTCCACCACGGCCACACTGGCCTCACAGAGGAAATTACCATTACAAACTGGTCTCAGGATTCATGGAAGTGAGAGGCAAAGCAACAGGAGCCGACCTGACTCTCTCATCCTCATCCGTCAGCAGCAGCCTGGTCAGGTGGTCCGCGGCGAGCTCGATGTCAGAGTCCAGCAGCAGACCTGGGGAGGGAGAAGAGCGTTTCAGCTCCTCTAGACGTTCCTGACCTGATCGGATGGACTGGGGCAGAGCAGGGTTTGGTGCGCTGCTCACCTGGTTGTTGGGCCAGAGAGGTGAGCACCGAGGTGGCCGTGATCTGCAGACTGGAGTTACTTTCAGACAGAGCTGAGAACACCAAGCTGCACAGGGAGTCCTTATACGCAGACAACAAGCTCTCATCtggagagacagagagcagaCGGTCTCCAGAGGACGCAGATTTACAGCATCGGTAGCTGTGGTTTTCATTAGCCACAGAATTGTGCTAactgacattaaaaacataaatttgcttCATGGAAACACGGCAAGTTtggaaaaacttgttttatgataaaaaaaaaaacgtttgggcgctaggatgaggtggtttttttctttggcggtattaattttgatttatttcacaaaactgcaatcgAACCACTTCTTTTCGGGTCACGGGTCACAGCTAGATGTTGTCGCTACAGCAAacagtgaagaagaagacaggaagtggtcaaAGTTTTGCGCatgtttgtaattaaaataCAGCTAGAGACTGCtctctcacacagtgtgacatctcCTCTGCTCctaatgtaaataattattgatcacCAATGACAGAAAggctgcaaataaatattagcCCCCgtgttcctgtttttcttttttattacacCTCTTAAAGAGAACTCAGAATCTGATTAAATCTGTAGCAGCGCTTCTTATCGTTTTAGACGCTAGAGAtcagaaatggaaaacaaaacatgtctaaaaaaaagaagaaaaaaaaagtactcaACTAAGCTTGTTTATCTGcagttaaaacagaaattaaacgAGATTGTGAAAGCATGGTAggaaaaccaaaccaaactcTACTCTGACTTAACTGGAGCTGAAAAGCTCTTTGAAACTtgtgacattttgaataaaataggACTCCTACATATTGGACATGGGGTCATCTTGGGGTTACCGAgtctccaaaacattttatttcaagcatttttggACAAATCTTCTCCAAAGTTACCAAAAACGTTGGACTATAGCAATAAGGGAAACTCTTTCCTCACCGTGATCTACAGACTGACATGAAGCAGTTGACTGGATGAATCGTTGTGCCACCTCCAGCAGCGTCCGCCTGTGGGAACACTGCAGAGAAACGCCTGGATTAACATGatgtcaccatgacaacaaaaccttcatttcacttttatagaaaaagaaaaaaataaataaatttttaaaacccCCAACAACACACAGCTGTTTCTGTTGTACCTGCGTTCTGCTGTTATACTGCTCCACTAGAGGGGGCACGACAGCACTTGTAATAATGTGGGCTGCCCTGTAGGAGGTGCTGCAGGCGGCCTGGAGTAGCTTAACGCTGGGCCACACCAGCTTCAAGTCGGGCTCAAACAGGTGGTGCTTAcagtctgaaaaatgaaaaaaatctaatcaaaaacAGACACGACGCCTCGCTGAAGTATCCACACCCCTTAAAACTgtcaacattttgtcatattaccaCCACAACCCTGAATGTAATTCACCAATTGATTTTCTACCAGTTTTGCTCTTTGTTTAGCTCCATCCTTCCTTACATCAACTCCAACCAGCTTTCCcgaagcatgatgctgccaccaccatgtttcgtTGTGTAGCTTtcgtccgtaaagctacacttgTGCTCTACGCATCAACTACTCAGCTGCCCGCCGCGTTCAGTCTATCCGCTCAGCTCTTCCCTGCTGTTcgctctgaaccagcagctccgggaggagaaaagctgctgtactccaggcatcgctcccgtcattttaaagatgcttattggtccccccAAAACGATGAAAACCCAGGCATtgtcatcaatcaataaaatccccacggGCTGATTATAAATTGGatgttatgctgctaacacttagcatTCGTAAACAACTCAGAGGCGGAAGTCAGAACTCCGAGCAACACAAATAATGTTCCTGTcggaacacggtgcgctaaataataaaacataaattaaattaacgaagcttcgaggcagataaattttccttgacaaattttaataatcgaggtgcTTGAATCATTCAaggaatcatttcagccctactGGCTAAGCTAAACAGGTAGGATGAACTAACTctttagttacctagcaacaacctgcggAGTAACTTGAACAGCTGTAGTTTCTCCCGCCACctgtttggcagtatttcagacatttaaaacaaaaaatttaccAATAATTATAGAAAAACTGATATTAAGTGCTCATATCTTGAAGCATTTTTCATCCATATCATCCAGCCATACTTCAAATTctaaaatctcagtaaaataaaaagaaatagcaATGTTTGCAATGTTACacaacatctaaaaaaaaaataataataaattctgACCTTCCTTTTCTTCATATCTATAAGTGATATACTTTTTAGAAACTCACCGGCCTCCCTAACAACCTTTTATGTATGCTTTCTGCCagtcacacattttatttcccccCTTTCGATCTTCACTGTGAATATGTAGCTCACCTCTGAGCAACAGGTCCAGGAAGGAGCTGAGGGAGTCTTCAGAGTCAGAGTTGAGAACAGAGCGAGAGAGACAGGAAGTCAGTGCGGTGACGGCGGCGAGGGCTGCTGCCTCGATTTTCTCGCTGGATGTCTGAAACACCTGCAGCAAAGCAACCAGAGgttgtggtaaaaaaataaattaattaattaaaaacacacacacacacattaagtTGAGCTGatggaaaatgtgaagttaAAACTCATCCCAAAAAATGGCTTTACATCCTAAAGTTGAAGTGAAACAACTTAACAcagcaaaagacagaaaatcttaccaagtgtttctAGCGCAAATATCTTAtcatacttgaaataaaacaaaactaactttcaggTAACGTTTCAGAAAGATAATGGagcttgttttattatttcattgatAGCAAGACAATTTTCCTATGTTAAAAGTgcaataatctgccagtggaactggtactttttcatcaattttaaggaattattgacttaaaactagctcttatatcttgctgaaaaggaacttgaaagttagttttgtcttatttcaactatAAGACATATGCTCCAGAAACCAgcctaaaaatacttggtaagattttgtgtttctgcagtgaagaagaaagagttgaaaagaaaagagcgCATTTGCAGCAAACCTCTCTGCGCAGCGAGCTCCACAGTCCCTCCAGGAACTCAGCCAAGTCTCTGTGCTCATACTGTCCCACACTGGCAGCCTGAAACAACAAGGCGGTtaaactgtccctttaaatccCGGCTAACTGGGACGTGACTCTGCAGCGTTTCTCACCAGGGTCTGCAGCGAGTCCAGCTTGGCGCTCTGGACATCTGAGTCCAGCTTCTCGATGATGAGCGGCAACAGGAACTGGAAGACAGAAACCCGTTCAGGCTCCGCAACGGATCTCGCTGTGCGTGGGGTAACGGCGTTGTACCTCTGCAAACTTGGGGGTCCCGGTGAGGACGGCCCTCAGCGCCTGGGTCAGTTCCTCTTTGGTGATGCCATGGGGGTCATTGGGTGGCTGGGCAGGGGGGAAGAGACATGGTGAGACTACAGAAGCTAACTGATGAGGCCATGTTCTAGAAATGACAGAAACTGCTACTGCACTACAACCAAACTATGTTCAATTGTGTCATAGTGTTTATATATGCCAACTAAGCCTGCTACAATAACTAATGTTGCaggatgataaattgtctcagtaattattgcgataaatgataatattgttgctttgagaccattttcaagtaatataatgacAATGGCGTAATAATGCAAGAACCCATTCGCgaagataaataaactttaattttaacaaatttaaataccGGAACTGGAAGACTgtgtaaatatcaaaaataaataaacaaaacaaccaaaactactAAATTAAATAGATGTAGACGCGcatataaacaaaactgtccatCGAAAAAGAGGCCAGCTGAGACCAATGAACCTGCAAAGTTTTATGAAGAAACTTGAAACTTCACTCGCGTTTCTTCACTCATCCAGTTTTTAATAGGAAAACGAGAGagatgagaaaaacaatcatgtaAATTATCAAGCTCGTTTTAACTTAGAATATgactaattaatttattgctttttgagacaattttgcTGTCAACTCCCATCTACCACATCGAAAGCTACGACgctaaacacacaaaaaaaacataaacttggAAATCAACTAACAACTAACACCCTCCAACAGTCACACAATCTCTGGATTAGGAGTGCACCAATTGCGATTTTCTGGACAATCAccgatttttaaaaagcctgagcCGCTGGTTCCTATTTTGGCCaatactgattatttttttgtctgaaaagttgcttttttagggatttttcagacaaaaataatatatgcTGTAatacctgtaaataaatgactGAGTTGTCACTCTGATGTATAATTCCTCCATCAGTAGAGATCTTAACAAATAACTCAAGGACTAATAGGCAGCTAATTTAGAAtgaggaataaataaaatctataaaccTAAGCTGACAAGAAAATGGCATCTAAacatctaataaaaaataaccaccAAACATAGTGACGTATTACAAACCTCCCGTTCTCTTAATTTCATATCAAATTGGCCACTATCTGTCACATTCCCATTCTCTAACAGGCCAGACGTTCTAACCGGCTGCATAAACAGGAACTCACCGGGGAGAAGTCTATGGGGAAGTAGCAGGACGTCACTTCGAACAGCTCCTCTGTGAATTTGCCTGAGATGGAAAATAATGGGAGCCATGACGGTCACATGACGGCTTAGAGAGAAACAACGGAGACAAGTCTGACCTGCGTCTATTCTTACCCATGCTGTATCCCTGCAGAATGATGTTTCTGGCGATCTGGAAGGCCAATAGAAGGTTGCGGGGATCCCTCTCGCCGTCCATTGATTGGacgaaaccaaaaacaaaatctgcgcCCAAACCCTTCAGTTCTGCGGAACATTGAAAGAGgtacaaacaaacaggaaaaaaacaaaaaaacaacaactcataATTTGGAATGGACCTTGAAGCACTTTCACCTGATGCCATCCTCAAAATTGACATTTCTCTGAATGATTCCATGATATTAAACACCTGTTAAATTATTGGCATATTAACAAGAAGAGAgatcttcaaagagttgttgtggACAGAAGGGATCTCTGGTAACAGTCAATCTTTCAACACATCTgcagaagcctctgactgaagactgtttcTGCGTGATTGCACAGAATGTTATTACAAAAATTCATTTGCTAGATGGAAACtgaaattttggaaaaacacatttttctattaTAACTGTTCAAGCTAGCATGaggttgttgggtttttttaaattggaaaataaaaacacttttttgcatcacacaagtcacgtgATCAGCAACAGGAAGTTACTACGTGcgaaagtgacaaaaaaagaagacgataggaagtagttggaggatgatgatgcagcatgttttttaatgacttatcgcttGAACAAACtcattcacgtgtgattttaattgcgtttcttatttgaTGCAAACACCACCATTGCGGAACGGtgctttttcaacattagcggaatattgataaagttttgcgcacatttgtaatggaagtCAGGCTATTGTTTGGTGACTGTCATGACATCCCAACAGCAGAGAtgatccatccattttctaacacccttgacCCCAGTggggtcgccagtctgtcgcagcagcagagatgatatCTCACGGTAACATatcctggatgacatcatcagctgttGCTAAGCAGTGCTAATCCTTTGTCTTTTGCCACTCCTCTTTTAAATCTGTCATTTCAACTCTTATTAAGAGcaggtattatttgagcttttgagatgctaaacCAATAGCTTGTTACCATGGTTACGTGTCACACCAGCTAATGAAAAGTTAAACAATAAGAGTAAAAATCCTTCCTGCTGCACAGCGCCCAAAACCAGAGGGAGGAATTGTTCAagcatgcataaaaaaaacaaacaaacaaaaaaaaaaaacggatcATGGATACCAAGAATCATTGAACAGCTCACATAAAAACGTTTTCTCTTACCGTCTTCCCTGGTTTCCATGAGGTTGATGAGCATGTTGTAGACACACGCTCTCTCTGCAAGCATCAGAGACTGAGGGGGCGACACAGACCGATTGTAGAACAAGTCAGACGACTTTTATCTGAGCTCATAAACATATTTCATTCAAGAGGAAGTGCCTCGAAGAGCAAAGCAAGAAGAATGCCACTTAGGCTGGATAGAGTGTGGTCAGATATCGCACGAGTGAGATGGCTTGTGCAAATGAGGACAGCAGACGGCAGATGGTGGTTACAGTTTGCTGCTATGGCTCAAAATGAAAGAGCAATGAAGAATAATTGTACTCATccagaaaaaattcataaatgtaGCTCTGGATGTAAAATTTGAACATTCTGTTGTCTGTTGCAAttagcaattaatcaattattattgcataattaaacaaaatgagcaaggaaaactttgtttacagagaaaTCATAATCCATTTTTTGGATTATGATTTCCAAAAATCATAATGGGTGTGTGCTTTTTACTTCCGTTTTActgattgttttggttgtgtgttttttttttatattcaaaatgtcttccagttccagttattcacaaaattagcatttattgcTAATTTACTAATTGTAAACTGTATTAAGTCAATCTtgctacaaaaatattttgagataaTGGAATAAATTCcctaagaattttttttaaagagaactgaaaactcatttttttacatcttaatCCAGGATTATGTCTGAAATCTGTACAATGTGGTATCCAACTAACTTTGTCAGATTATATGACTtggaaatggtctcaaaacaacaatattaaatcgtttatcgcaataacttctggaacaatttatcggCCAGTAAAATTGGTTGCAGAGCCAGGTCTCACCTGTACGTGAACATCCTGAAACACAGACCTCAGCATCGACACAGCTGAACCAGGAGGCAGCTTCCTGGATTTagtctggagagaaaaaaacaaaacacacacacaatcagaGCAGCCGGTTAGTCCTTTcacacttttgttgttttatttctaagacgttgctgctgctgtcagcCCACACAGCAGAAACTCACCAGCGCCAGCAGCCCTCGTAACACCGGCGGCGTGATGACATAGTGGTCCTTCAGGCGGTTTTCGTAGAAGGCCAGGAGCAGTTCGACTGAGGAGGAGGGAAACTTGTCACTtcggataaaaacaaaatggctgcagagTCTCTTTCATTTTCCTACGTTAGCAGAGGAGTGAAGGCGGACGGTGTGTACCTTCTCTCTCTGTCAGAGCCCCGTAGTTGTCCTGGAGGACCTCAGAGAGCAGCTGGACCCCTCGGGCCCGAGTGTGAGGCTGGGAGCTGGTCAGGCTCTGCCTGCAGCAGCAACGGAAGAAATTCTGTTCATCTTAGAGCAATTCTAACTCACAcagtgcatgttttttttttttatttttatacttttgttgcttttagaaaacTCAATTCTGATCAACTAAAttaggctttttttaaaatcaaagtctttttattattttttacataaaccacaaaaaatacTGACCAAGTCGCACacaaaatttggcttttttgacaaaaaataaatttttaaaaatgcctgtAATGTCCAACTGATTTctagaaaacaatcaatcagtttaatataaatatttaacataaaataatattcacatCCTTGGAGCAGAAAGGGATGAGTGGATTGGTCTCAACCACACTACAGTGTTCCTCCATTCTTCATGCTAAACAACCATTTTAAGTTCAGCCGTAAGTTCTCTTCGGGATTgaggtgtggactttgactaggctactCTGgaccttttttttgtcaaaaaagcaaaattttgttgatcgtgacagatttttaaaagaaatagaaatgcaAAACATTCGGAGGGGTAAATAGTGGTGGTTTTTTTGTCACTGTAGCTCAAGTTCTGGTTTGATCAGCAGTATGTAAATATCTACCTGAAACTGAGGGAAAGTGAAAAGCTGTTATTACAGGTGTTGCAACtacattcacatttttacttcaGACGTTTCTAAAATCTATGGAAATAAACACTGGTTGAATGattctaaacaaacaaaaacaaaagagtgaTTGTAGTCTCTGTTGAAGATGCTCCTCACCCGAGTgcctccaccagctgcaggatGGTAAACTGTCCATCTTTGACACCTGAAGATACAAAAACAAGTTCAATAACCATATTGAACTGTAAACTCCAAACAAACATGCACGGGTAAAGAAACTACAGAAGAGGAGTAGGGACACT contains:
- the mms19 gene encoding MMS19 nucleotide excision repair protein homolog isoform X2, with protein sequence MAAESPLLLSLVEEFVSGLQDSKAKDTATGVKDGQFTILQLVEALGQSLTSSQPHTRARGVQLLSEVLQDNYGALTEREVELLLAFYENRLKDHYVITPPVLRGLLALTKSRKLPPGSAVSMLRSVFQDVHVQSLMLAERACVYNMLINLMETREDELKGLGADFVFGFVQSMDGERDPRNLLLAFQIARNIILQGYSMGKFTEELFEVTSCYFPIDFSPPPNDPHGITKEELTQALRAVLTGTPKFAEFLLPLIIEKLDSDVQSAKLDSLQTLAASVGQYEHRDLAEFLEGLWSSLRREVFQTSSEKIEAAALAAVTALTSCLSRSVLNSDSEDSLSSFLDLLLRDCKHHLFEPDLKLVWPSVKLLQAACSTSYRAAHIITSAVVPPLVEQYNSRTQCSHRRTLLEVAQRFIQSTASCQSVDHDESLLSAYKDSLCSLVFSALSESNSSLQITATSVLTSLAQQPGLLLDSDIELAADHLTRLLLTDEDERVSVAVVECAGALAERHPAAFVTKLIPTVKEEMFSDQIESSELRSHHAVRQRCLSALAAVSVRASVVMESAPVLLDILSSAHADPDRFSVDEVVRACLSLQRIAERVQDGEDTSRCFHDVIVLRLLSLALQAALQSDGSSGRRSPLVEEEVLSAMVPVISTACSRLQMFAEQTASRASSLFLDGDVSFLPDNSFPPRVQLLQQQEDSSWRQTQLVCLLMACVCSLPRSVALSQEERLLSELEELSCSCRHPLSYTSAAKCFAGLVNKKPQGPCLDSLIQGVIKRVSSELDRPSSPLRTQAFTLLIWVAKALLLRYHPLFSALTDKLFTLLDDALLGPMAADSFSLLMSDSADVLNRGCHADVRIMYRQRFFSENSAKLVQGFNAAPQEKKANYLKALSNIVNKLPKQVQVSELPALLSLLLEALTCPDEGVQLSTLSCLQPVLINPPQVLVLQLEALVSRLLALIGSPAMKIRMASIRCVLALSRFPAHEVLPFRSRVLRALAPPLDDRKRLVRREAVQARAEWFLLGSPGGR
- the mms19 gene encoding MMS19 nucleotide excision repair protein homolog isoform X1; translation: MAAESPLLLSLVEEFVSGLQDSKAKDTATGVKDGQFTILQLVEALGQSLTSSQPHTRARGVQLLSEVLQDNYGALTEREVELLLAFYENRLKDHYVITPPVLRGLLALTKSRKLPPGSAVSMLRSVFQDVHVQSLMLAERACVYNMLINLMETREDELKGLGADFVFGFVQSMDGERDPRNLLLAFQIARNIILQGYSMGKFTEELFEVTSCYFPIDFSPPPNDPHGITKEELTQALRAVLTGTPKFAEFLLPLIIEKLDSDVQSAKLDSLQTLAASVGQYEHRDLAEFLEGLWSSLRREVFQTSSEKIEAAALAAVTALTSCLSRSVLNSDSEDSLSSFLDLLLRDCKHHLFEPDLKLVWPSVKLLQAACSTSYRAAHIITSAVVPPLVEQYNSRTQCSHRRTLLEVAQRFIQSTASCQSVDHDESLLSAYKDSLCSLVFSALSESNSSLQITATSVLTSLAQQPGLLLDSDIELAADHLTRLLLTDEDERVSVAVVECAGALAERHPAAFVTKLIPTVKEEMFSDQIESSELRSHHAVRQRCLSALAAVSVRASVVMESAPVLLDILSSAHADPDRFSVDEVVRACLSLQRIAERVQDGEDTSRCFHDVIVLRLLSLALQAALQSDGSSGRRSPLVEEEVLSAMVPVISTACSRLQMFAEQTASRASSLFLDGDVSFLPDNSFPPRVQLLQQQQEDSSWRQTQLVCLLMACVCSLPRSVALSQEERLLSELEELSCSCRHPLSYTSAAKCFAGLVNKKPQGPCLDSLIQGVIKRVSSELDRPSSPLRTQAFTLLIWVAKALLLRYHPLFSALTDKLFTLLDDALLGPMAADSFSLLMSDSADVLNRGCHADVRIMYRQRFFSENSAKLVQGFNAAPQEKKANYLKALSNIVNKLPKQVQVSELPALLSLLLEALTCPDEGVQLSTLSCLQPVLINPPQVLVLQLEALVSRLLALIGSPAMKIRMASIRCVLALSRFPAHEVLPFRSRVLRALAPPLDDRKRLVRREAVQARAEWFLLGSPGGR